A window of the Helianthus annuus cultivar XRQ/B chromosome 4, HanXRQr2.0-SUNRISE, whole genome shotgun sequence genome harbors these coding sequences:
- the LOC110924167 gene encoding uncharacterized protein LOC110924167: MTEKDDQGEPSVTLVSKLDASVPLYLHASDSSSLTIVSVTLKGTGNYVVWSNAMKLALTAKNKLGFIDGTCTRSTKDDVLAGQWDRCNSVVLTWILNSVSEELYVGQVYSRLSWSDLKDTYDRVEGSVVFGLYQKINSVSQNRTSVSEYYHRLNTMWKQFDAMVQLPSCTCVASTRYIEFSQLIKLMQFLMGLDDVYDINPDDEEKETTDSQQSFNLDDMANVQHHSESQCSSNEQVDVADTQQSFNLDDMANV, translated from the exons ATGACTGAAAAAGATGACCAAGGTGAACCCTCTGTTACATTAGTTAGTAAATTGGATGCGAGTGTTCCGTTATATCTCCATGCCAGTGATTCTAGTAGTCTCACTATTGTCAGTGTCACACTAAAAGGAACTGGAAACTATGTGGTTTGGTCGAATGCTATGAAACTTGCTTTAACGGCTAagaataaattagggtttattgaTGGTACTTGTACCAGATCAACTAAAGATGATGTTCTAGCCGGTCAATGGGATAGATGCAATTCAGTTGTTTTAACTTGGATCCTTAATTCTGTTTCTGAAGAACTATATGTTGGCCAAGTTTATTCTAGGCTTTCTTGGAGTGATTTAAAAGACACCTATGATAGGGTTGAAGGGTCGGTTGTGTTTGGGTTATATCAAAAGATTAATTCGGTGAGTCAAAATCGAACTAGtgtttctgaatattatcatagaCTCAATACTAtgtggaaacaatttgatgccATGGTTCAGTTACCTTCTTGTACATGTGTTGCTTCTACTAGATACATTGAATTCAGTCAACTGATCAAACTTATGCAGTTCCTGATGGGATTAGATGATGTATA TGATATAAATCCCGATGATGAAGAGAAGGAGACTACTGATTCTCAGCAATCATTTAATTTAGATGACATGGCTAATGTTCAGCATCATAGTGAGTCTCAATGTAGCTCAAATGAGCAAGTTGATGTTGCTGATACTCAGCAATCATTTAATTTAGATGACATGGCTAATGTTTAG